Proteins encoded within one genomic window of Gallus gallus isolate bGalGal1 chromosome 1, bGalGal1.mat.broiler.GRCg7b, whole genome shotgun sequence:
- the SLC5A3 gene encoding sodium/myo-inositol cotransporter, producing the protein MRASLETADIAIVALYFVLVMCIGFFAMWKYNRSTVSGYFLAGRSMTWVAIGASLFVSNIGSEHFIGLAGSGAASGFAVGAWEFNALMLLQLLGWVFVPVYIRSGVYTMPEYLSKRFGGHRIQIYFAALSLILYIFTKLSVDLYSGALFIQESLGWNLYLSVILLIGMTALLTVTGGLVAVIYTDTLQALLMIIGALTLMIISIMEVGGFEEVKRRYMLASPNITSILLTYNISNTNSCNVDPKPDALKMLREPADEDIPWPGFLLGQTPASVWYWCADQVIVQRVLAAKNIAHAKGSTLMAGFLKLLPMFIIVVPGMISRILFADDIACINPEHCFQVCGSRAGCSNIAYPRLVMKLVPVGLRGLMMAVMIAALMSDLDSIFNSASTIFTLDVYKLIRKSATSRELMIVGRVFVAFMVVISIAWVPIIVEMQGGQMYLYIQEVADYLTPPVAALFLMGIFWKRCNEQGAFYGGMAGFILGAIRLILAFIYRAPECNQPDTRPSFIKSIHYMYVATALFWITGIVTFIVSLLTPPPTKEQVRTTTFWAVRNRNVKENTAKGERYKIQEKNILRCNENANHIIPNGKSEENIKNIKPEDINLLVTCRDDSNPVISVSHSEVETPVDCYSNGQAALMGEKKHEEETDDRERHLKFIDWFCGFKSKNMNKRAVREMEEETVCLQMLEETPKVKLLLNTGLVCVCSLGIFMFVYFSL; encoded by the coding sequence ATGAGGGCTTCTTTGGAAACAGCAGACATTGCCATTGTGGCGCTGTACTTCGTGCTTGTAATGTGCATAGGTTTTTTTGCCATGTGGAAATACAATCGGAGCACCGTAAGTGGCTACTTCTTGGCAGGGCGTTCTATGACCTGGGTAGCGATTGGTGCATCTTTATTTGTGAGCAATATTGGAAGTGAACATTTCATTGGGCTCGCAGGATCTGGAGCGGCAAGTGGATTTGCAGTAGGTGCATGGGAATTCAACGCCTTAATGCTTTTGCAGCTTTTAGGATGGGTCTTTGTCCCCGTCTACATCCGGTCAGGAGTGTACACCATGCCAGAATACTTGTCCAAGCGTTTTGGAGGGCATAGAATCCAAATCTATTTTGCAGCATTGTCTCTAATTCTTTATATCTTCACCAAACTTTCAGTTGACTTGTATTCAGGGGCACTTTTTATTCAAGAATCGCTAGGTTGGAATCTCTATTTGTCAGTAATCCTCCTTATTGGAATGACTGCGCTGTTGACTGTGACCGGAGGTCTTGTGGCTGTCATCTACACAGACACCCTTCAAGCTCTGCTTATGATTATTGGTGCCCTCACACTTATGATCATAAGTATTATGGAGGTTGGTGGGTTTGAAGAAGTTAAAAGAAGGTACATGTTAGCATCACCAAATATTACGTCTATCTTGTTAACCTACAACATTTCCAATACCAATTCCTGCAACGTGGACCCAAAGCCCGACGCTCTTAAAATGTTGCGTGAGCCAGCAGATGAAGATATTCCCTGGCCTGGATTTCTGTTGGGACAGACTCCAGCATCTGTCTGGTACTGGTGTGCTGATCAAGTCATAGTGCAGAGAGTTTTAGCTGCAAAAAACATTGCTCATGCCAAAGGATCCACTCTGATGGCAGGCTTCTTAAAGTTACTGCCAATGTTTATTATAGTTGTCCCGGGGATGATTTCACGAATACTGTTTGCAGATGATATCGCCTGCATTAATCCAGAACACTGTTTTCAAGTCTGCgggagcagagctggatgcTCTAACATTGCCTACCCACGTTTGGTGATGAAACTTGTGCCGGTTGGTCTTCGGGGACTGATGATGGCTGTGATGATTGCTGCACTGATGAGTGACCTGGACTCTATATTCAACAGTGCCAGCACCATATTCACGCTTGATGTCTACAAGCTCATTCGGAAGAGTGCAACGTCTAGAGAACTGATGATTGTAGGAAGAGTCTTTGTGGCATTCATGGTAGTTATAAGCATTGCCTGGGTCCCCATAATTGTTGAAATGCAAGGTGGTCAGATGTACCTTTATATTCAAGAGGTAGCAGACTATCTGACCCCACCGGTGGCTGCTCTGTTTCTTATGGGTATATTTTGGAAGCgttgcaatgaacagggagcGTTCTATGGCGGAATGGCTGGGTTTATCCTTGGAGCGATACGGTTGATACTGGCATTTATCTATCGTGCTCCGGAGTGTAACCAGCCAGATACTAGGCCAAGCTTTATCAAAAGCATCCATTACATGTATGTTGCTACAGCTCTGTTCTGGATCACTGGAATTGTGACCTTTATAGTGAGCCTTCTTACACCTCCGCCTACAAAGGAACAGGTTCGAACAACcactttctgggctgtgagaaaCAGGAATGTAAAAGAGAATACTGCAAAGGGGGAGCGGtacaaaatacaagaaaagaacatCTTGAGGTGCAATGAAAATGCTAATCATATCATTCCAAACGGcaaatctgaagaaaacattaaaaatattaagccTGAGGATATCAATCTTCTGGTTACTTGCAGAGATGACAGCAACCCGGTGATTTCTGTAAGTCACTCTGAAGTCGAGACACCAGTTGATTGCTATTCGAATGGACAAGCGGCTTTgatgggggagaaaaagcaCGAGGAAGAAACTGATGATAGAGAGAGACATTTGAAATTCATAGACTGGTTCTGTGgctttaaaagtaaaaacatgAACAAGAGAGCCGTTCGGGAGATGGAGGAAGAGACTGTTTGTTTACAAATGCTGGAAGAGACTCCAAAAGTTAAACTATTACTAAATACTGGACTGGTCTGTGTCTGTTCGCTTGGAATATTCATGTTTGTCTATTTCTCTTTGTGA